A genomic segment from bacterium HR11 encodes:
- the gtaB gene encoding UTP--glucose-1-phosphate uridylyltransferase produces the protein MKAFHRVRKAIFPVAGLGTRFLPATKALPKEMLPVVDKPVIQYIVEEALAAGLTDIVFITGRGKEAIENHFDVSLELERILEERQELEKLQVVRDTSNMVHVAYVRQKVPQGLGHAVLCAAPFVDDDEPFAVLLGDDLIVADVPAIQPLIAWSQEAQAPVIGVQPVPESEVSAYGVIDGVPVHGGIYRVRGLVEKPSPEAAPSRLAIIGRYVLHHDIFRYIEATPPDTRGEIQLTDALQAWVQDGRPLYAVEIRGRRYDTGSKLGFLQANIELGLQHPDVGPALQVYLRALLRRIAPE, from the coding sequence ATGAAAGCCTTTCATCGAGTTCGAAAAGCCATCTTTCCGGTCGCAGGGCTCGGTACCCGCTTTTTACCGGCGACGAAGGCGCTTCCTAAGGAGATGCTTCCGGTCGTCGATAAGCCCGTGATCCAGTATATCGTCGAGGAAGCCCTGGCGGCGGGTTTGACGGACATCGTGTTCATCACGGGACGGGGTAAGGAGGCCATCGAGAATCACTTTGACGTGAGTCTCGAGCTCGAGCGCATCCTGGAGGAACGGCAGGAGCTGGAAAAGCTCCAGGTCGTGCGGGATACCTCGAATATGGTCCACGTCGCCTACGTGCGGCAAAAAGTTCCCCAGGGCCTTGGGCATGCCGTCCTCTGTGCGGCGCCCTTCGTAGACGACGACGAACCCTTTGCCGTCTTGTTAGGCGACGACCTGATCGTGGCGGACGTACCAGCCATTCAACCCCTGATCGCCTGGAGTCAGGAGGCCCAGGCGCCTGTCATCGGCGTCCAGCCGGTCCCCGAGTCCGAAGTCTCGGCCTATGGAGTGATCGACGGCGTGCCGGTTCATGGGGGCATCTATCGGGTCCGGGGCCTGGTGGAAAAGCCCTCGCCCGAGGCGGCCCCCTCTCGACTGGCCATCATCGGTCGGTACGTCTTACACCACGACATCTTCCGTTATATCGAGGCGACACCCCCGGACACCCGAGGCGAGATTCAGCTTACGGATGCCCTCCAGGCGTGGGTCCAGGATGGCCGCCCCCTGTATGCCGTCGAGATCCGGGGCCGCCGCTACGACACGGGGAGCAAGCTGGGATTCCTCCAAGCGAACATCGAGCTGGGCCTCCAGCACCCGGACGTGGGGCCCGCCTTGCAGGTATACCTGCGGGCCCTGCTCCGACGGATTGCGCCTGAATAG
- the tatC gene encoding Sec-independent protein translocase protein TatC: MTPKDVDKPLPLLQHLADLRRCFLNSLAGIFVGMVVAWFLRRWLLVELLRPLRPYLPPGEGLTVLSLTEAFIFYVKLSFFGGIFLASPWVLWQVWRFVAPGLYAHEKRALLGLIAFSTVCFLAGGYFGYRVLMPLTCRFLIDVSQDFHLLITTTSYLSFFLHLILGVALTFEMPVFTLLLARLGIVSARSLWKFWRVAVVASFVVAAVVTPSGDMITQTVLAVPLVGLYFVSVLVAWLFGKRPQAKVAAREREIESAP, encoded by the coding sequence ATGACCCCCAAGGACGTCGATAAGCCACTCCCCCTCTTGCAACATTTAGCCGACTTGCGGCGGTGTTTTCTGAACAGTCTGGCGGGGATCTTCGTCGGGATGGTCGTCGCCTGGTTCCTCCGCCGGTGGCTCCTGGTCGAGCTCCTCCGGCCCCTCCGGCCCTACCTGCCGCCAGGCGAGGGCCTGACCGTCTTGAGCTTGACGGAGGCCTTCATCTTTTACGTAAAACTTTCCTTCTTTGGGGGCATCTTCCTGGCGTCTCCCTGGGTCCTCTGGCAGGTGTGGCGCTTCGTGGCCCCGGGGCTGTATGCCCACGAGAAGCGGGCCCTCCTGGGCCTGATCGCCTTCAGTACGGTCTGCTTCTTGGCCGGCGGCTACTTTGGGTATCGGGTCCTCATGCCCCTGACGTGTCGGTTCCTGATCGACGTCAGCCAGGACTTTCACCTCCTGATCACGACGACCAGCTATCTATCGTTCTTCTTACACCTCATCCTGGGCGTCGCCCTGACCTTTGAAATGCCCGTCTTCACGCTTTTACTGGCACGGCTGGGGATCGTCTCGGCTCGGTCGCTGTGGAAGTTCTGGCGGGTCGCCGTCGTGGCCAGCTTCGTGGTCGCCGCCGTGGTCACGCCCAGCGGAGATATGATCACCCAGACCGTTCTGGCCGTTCCCCTGGTGGGCCTCTACTTCGTGAGCGTCCTGGTCGCCTGGCTGTTCGGCAAGCGGCCCCAGGCGAAGGTGGCGGCCCGGGAACGGGAAATCGAGAGCGCCCCGTGA
- the mtnP gene encoding S-methyl-5'-thioadenosine phosphorylase yields MTEPIRIGIIGGSGLYRMKDLEVQGEYTVSTPFGEPSGPYVIGRLGPHAVAFLPRHGVGHVKLPTEINFRANIYGFKVLGVEWLISVSAVGSMKEAIRPGMMVIPDQFFDRTRLRERTFFGEGLVAHVSFAHPVCPELSLALYTAAQQVGVETQFGGTYLCIEGPQFSTKAESETYRAWNVDVIGMTNLPEAWLAREAEICYATIAMATDYDCWYEHAEPVTAEMVIRVLQENLEKAQRIIRKVMDFLPLQRQCPCPSALKDAFITDPQCVPRATLEKLWPIVGKYFGHRGS; encoded by the coding sequence ATGACGGAACCCATCCGGATCGGCATCATCGGCGGAAGCGGCCTCTACCGGATGAAGGACCTGGAGGTCCAGGGCGAGTACACGGTCTCGACGCCCTTCGGCGAGCCCTCGGGCCCCTACGTCATCGGGCGCCTGGGGCCGCATGCCGTGGCCTTCTTGCCCCGCCACGGCGTCGGCCACGTCAAGCTCCCGACCGAGATCAACTTCCGGGCCAACATCTACGGGTTTAAGGTCCTTGGCGTCGAATGGCTCATCTCGGTCAGCGCCGTCGGGAGCATGAAGGAGGCCATCCGGCCGGGCATGATGGTCATCCCCGACCAGTTCTTCGACCGGACGCGTCTGCGGGAACGGACGTTCTTCGGCGAGGGCCTCGTCGCCCACGTCAGCTTCGCCCATCCCGTCTGTCCCGAGCTGAGCCTGGCCCTCTACACGGCGGCCCAGCAGGTCGGCGTCGAGACCCAGTTCGGGGGGACCTACCTGTGCATCGAGGGCCCCCAGTTCAGTACGAAAGCTGAATCCGAGACCTACCGGGCGTGGAACGTGGACGTCATCGGGATGACGAACCTGCCGGAGGCTTGGCTTGCCCGGGAGGCCGAGATCTGTTACGCCACCATCGCCATGGCGACCGACTACGACTGCTGGTACGAGCACGCCGAGCCCGTGACGGCCGAGATGGTCATCCGGGTCCTCCAGGAAAACCTGGAAAAGGCCCAGCGCATCATCCGAAAGGTCATGGACTTCCTACCCCTCCAACGCCAGTGTCCGTGTCCCTCGGCCCTGAAGGATGCCTTTATCACGGACCCCCAGTGCGTCCCCCGGGCGACCCTCGAGAAACTCTGGCCCATCGTCGGAAAGTACTTCGGCCACCGGGGATCATAG
- the tatAd gene encoding Sec-independent protein translocase protein TatAd, whose translation MFGNLGFGEMVLIALVILLLFGPDKLPELLRQVGRTMAEIRQAAERAQAVVREELARTGLEEDLGLTDTASETPEATEVARPDPAEMSPTPPGEGAGLETTHESGPEGTEDDPQGRR comes from the coding sequence ATGTTCGGGAACCTGGGATTCGGCGAGATGGTCCTGATCGCCCTCGTCATCCTGCTCTTATTTGGGCCGGATAAGCTCCCGGAGCTCCTCCGGCAGGTCGGTCGGACCATGGCCGAAATCCGGCAAGCGGCTGAGCGGGCCCAGGCCGTCGTCCGGGAGGAGTTGGCCCGGACGGGTCTTGAAGAAGATCTGGGCTTGACCGACACGGCGTCCGAGACGCCGGAGGCGACCGAAGTGGCCCGACCCGACCCGGCCGAGATGTCGCCCACGCCTCCCGGGGAAGGGGCTGGCCTCGAGACGACGCACGAGTCCGGACCCGAAGGGACGGAAGATGACCCCCAAGGACGTCGATAA